In the genome of Bremerella sp. P1, the window TCAGGTCGGGATAACCTTGGTTTGAACCACAGCCTGCTGTCGCGACCAACGAAAGCAGGACAATCGAGATACCCAAACATAAACGCATCTCAGGCTCCTTTCTATTGTGTTGTCGGTTGAATAGCAGCAGGCGATCTTAAAAGTCGCCAACGACATTGCCATCGCTGCGTTGACCAAGATTTGAGTAGGTGGCCATATCGATCGTCTCGGCGATATAACGAGTCGATCCATCGCAGAGGGCGAAGATGGCACCCCCTGGGTGACGGCTTGTGAAGACCCGCTCTTCGCGCCATCCATCCGAGCCTCCATCTTCATTGATGGCAAAGTCCACCACACCCACCGTTCCAAAGACGGCAGCAACGGAGCACGCGGCGCACTTATCCAAACGAGGCCCCATCCAGACGGCCTTCGCGTTGCCATGTAACTGACTCTTTTCTCCAAACGAAAGCGTATTGCTCGTTCCGTCGGTAATATCCGCGAAGCTGATCTTGCTATTGGGTCCAAAGACGCCATCAGGCTTGAATTTCAGATTGTCGTCATCAGAGCGGCCGTAAAACGGATTGGACGAAGCAGCTACCGCTGGCGAGTGAAAGGTACCAGCTACCAGGACATCAAACCGCCCCATAACCCCGCTGTAATTCGATGCCCCTAAGGCATAGCTGCCGGAAGTGACGGGACTGGGCGGATTGTCCGAAGGACAGATAAAAGCATCTAATCTGGTATCGCTTAAGTCGGTCGGAACGCTGCCATAGCTCACGATGCCTGGGTTTATTTGATCGAACAGGGCACTTTGCTCGATGTACGGAAGTACGAACGTTCCCCAGCCGAACGACGGAGAACCGAGCGTTGACGCTCCGCGGCCCGAGGCCAAGTAAATCCAACCAGGAGGAAAGGACCCCAGCGTGTCATGATAATTGTGCAACGACAGACTGAGCTGCTTTAGGTTGTTCGTGCATTGCATTCGGCGAGCTGCCTCGCGAGCTTGTTGTACAGCTGGCAGTAACAATGCAATCAACACGCCGATGATCGCGATGACCACCAGCAACTCGACCAGCGTGAAACCACGTCGATTTGCCATGAATTCGACCCCCAATGAAAAGACTTACAAAAATGAAGCTTCAAATAAGATAGAAGCGAAGTCGATTCCACGTTGTCGAAAAATAGCATTCCGATGTGCGCAAATGGCAGCCGGGCTATTTCTGGATCTACGGGCGAAAGCAAAGCACCGGCAATCGCACGCGTGAATGCGCAAAGTCAATTACCAATCAAACCGAAACCAGCAGCCAGCAATATTAGAGTGTAGGTGATCAGACAACTAACGCACTGCTAATTCCTGCGAGGTCATCTTCGCTCGCACTGAGAAGCAATCACCGATCGTAGTTTCCTTGGGTCGGCCAAATCAGAACGCTACTAAGCTCCGGCAGAGAAGGACGGATCGGATCACGCCTTCTACCTCCTGATCAGTGTTAATACGAGAATCAAACTGCGGTTTATGCACCAAAAGTAGTCAACCTAGTCCTGGTCGTTAAAAATAGGAAACTGGGGTTTCCCAAGCAAAGTACATGAGCTTTAATGCTTGCGTAGTTGTGTTCATACACGGAGGTTAGCATGCCGCAGTTCTTTCGCGACTTAGTACTCTTCTTCGCAGTTTTTGCCATCTTTGGTGTCTTCCAGATCGCCCGTGCTGAAGAGCAGCCGTCGACGCCCCCAGCGTCCCCGATGGAGATCCCCCCGGCGGAAAACAACAAATTATCCGTCGAGGAAGTACGCGCTATCCTCAACAGTATTGATCCCTACCTGCCAGGCAAAGAGATTTCAGGTGAGATCGATCTGTTTGGTTCGACGACGATGGACGCTCTCGTGCACGGCTGGGCTACTGGATTCACAAAGTTCCATCCCGAAGCAAACATCGTTATCTCAGCTGAAGGCTCCGAAACGGTCTTCGATCGATTGTCAAAGAATCCAACAAGTATTGGCATGCTTTCGCGTCCAGTCACGCCTCAGGATCTGGATAAGTTGAAGTCGATGGGGCTGAAACGCCCTGTAGCGATTTACGTTGCTCGAGATGCTATGGGCGTTTACGTCCACAAAAGCAACCCACTCGAGTCGATAACCTATCCACAGCTTGTTTCCCTATTCTGTCGGGGAGATGCATCCAACGAGCCGACTTGGAGCACGGTTGCCGTGGAGGGAGATTTGGCAGACAAGCCCGTTCAGATCATCGGTCGAGACAAAAATAGTGGCACTCAAAGGTATATCGAAGACTTTCTTTTTCACACCCACAACATGCGGAAGCACGCCCAGAATGTTGGGGCGAACGCCGAAGTTATTTCTGCAATTGCAGAGAACCCCCAGGGCATTGGCATTGCGGACTTAAAACATACCAATCCATCGGTGAAGCGATTAGGACTTGAAGACAAGCACGTAATACATGACGGAGATGAACACGAAGTTCTCCTTGGCCAGTATCCCATGATTCGTCCCTTAACCCTTGTCATGGACCTTGGCCAAAACAAAGACAAGGTAGCTGCCAATAAGGAATTCATTCGTTATGCCTTAGCACAAACGGGACAGACCCAGGATATCTTGGCTGGTTTTTTCCCATTTGATCCTCCGACGCTACGCAACGAATTATCAAAACTTATCGAAGAGGATTCGCCTCCGGTAACGGATGCCGAATTGAAAAAGGCGGAATAAGACCAATTGAATGATGGGCCATGAGATTTAAGCGTCAAGGAAGCGAATTAATGAATGCCTCTATCCGGAAATACCCGATTTACGCTGCATCGTTGCTGAGCACATTGACAGTCGCCTTCATCGCCAGTGAAGCGAACGCTCAGACGAGCTGGGGAGTTCAGCCGGTCCAAACGACTTACGCCAACCCTTCCGATTCATGGTACAGCATGAACTGGGTGGGAAGCTCCAGCGTACGCAAACGCTGGCGCCTGGGAATCGAAGGTGAAAACTCCGTCACAGGCGTAGTGGTTCGACAAGTCGAATCGGGTTCGGCGGCGGCTCGCATTAACATCGTTCCGGGCGATATTATTGTTTGTGTCGCTGGCGATCAAGTTGGCAACGTAGGCAATCAAATCTTCGATCTCCAGGAGGAACTGAATCAACACGCAGATCGATTCGGGCGTGTTCAGATGTTGATCTACTACCAGAGAATTGGGCAACTAAGGTCTCTGAATGTACAACTCCAGGATCACCCTGCAGGTCTTACCGGCACTCTGGCGGTAGAAAGTGGAAGATTGCCTGCGGATGCCGTCGTCACGATTCGCTTGGAGAACGTAAGTCGACCATTCTACGTCGTCCGCAATGGCGAGTATTCATTCCGGGCATCTGGTTATGGTATTGGGGATATTCCCTTCCAATTGAATTACGATCCGGCCTACATTTCAAACAACGATACTTACCGATTACGGGCATGGATCACTTCGGGTGGGCGAACGATCTACGATACCGTCCAACCTCCTCTCGTGCTGACGCGCGGCAATCCCACAACGACCCGTTTATTGCTGCGTCCAGTGGCAACGCAATACACGCAGGCCAACACCGGTTCTGTCGTTACGGTCGGGTATAACTCAGTTGACGCGAATCAACAAGCTATCGTGAATGCTTACCAGCGTTACCTCGGACGCATGCCGAACTCCATGGAAATCGCGGCGTGGTACCAGACTGGTCAGATCCTCAACGATCGTATGCGACGTCTTTCCCTTGAGTTGATGGCCACCGATGAATACTACAACCGGTCCGGCGGCAACAATGTGCTTTGGGTAAATCGCGTCTTCACCGAGATTATTGGGCACCCACCGACTACTACGGAAACTGATCTCTGGCTTCAACGCTTTGCTGAACTGCGTTATTCCAGAATGGAACTGCTCAATCAACTCAATATGCAGGCACGGCGATAGCGACTGAATCCCGTTGAACAGCGTTTTGCTTACCTTCTTCAGGTGAGCATCACTAGCAGCTTGCCAGTCAAGACAAGCCGTTGGATACCAAGATTCTCGCTGGGGAACACACTGAAACGCTTAGGCAAGAATCTCGTGAACGACCTTACCACCTTCGGGCCCGGTTAGGCGATGCTCTCTTCCTTCATGGAAAAAGGTCAATTCATTGTGACGCAGTCCAAGTGCGTGCAGAATGGTTGCGTGTAGATCCCGAAAATGGACTTTCCCTTCCACCGCGCGCGAGCCGGTCTCGTCGGTCTTGCCGTGCGTGTAGCCGGCCTTCACTCCGCCGCCAGCCATCCAAAATGTGAAGCCGCGGTAGTTATGACCAGTTTCGTCCTTGCCGTTGTCAGGCGTCAGACCTGGACGGCCGAACTCGCCGCCCCAGACAACAAGCGTATCTTCCAAAAGGCCACGCATCTCGAGGTCATCCAGCAGCGCGGCAATCGGCGCATCGGTGACTTCGCAGTTCGCTTCCAGGTCACGTCGATGATTCTTATGTTGGTCCCAGCTTCCGTGATTGACCTCGATAAAACGAACTCCGGCTTCCGCAAAACGTCGAGCCAACAGACACTGCCGACCAAAATCGGAAGGCTTACAGGTTCCTACCGAAAGCGATTTACCAACACGATATCGCTTTAGTGTTTCTTCCGATTCGGTACTCGTGTCAAGTAATTCGGGTGCGGCGGTCTGCATGCGATAGGCGAGTTCCATCGACTCAATCACACCTTCCAACTTCCCAGCCTCGGGGTTCTGCTGAAGGTGCTGCCGGTTGAGCGTTTGGATGAAATCCAACTGCTGACGCTTGGCCGTTTTCGAAAGATGATCGCCTCGAATGTTATCGATCGTCGCCTTCGACATATTCTCACCGTTGGTCCCGATCGGCGTTCCCTCGTAAACAGGCGGCAGGAATGCGCTCGAATAGACCGAGGGCTTCGAGGTATTGAGACTGATAAAGCCGGGCAGGTTTTGATTCTCGGTCCCTAGCCCGTAATTGATCCATGCTCCCATGCTGGGGCGCTGTCGGAGTCGCTCCCCGGTGTGGAGTTGCAAGAACGATTGTGCATGGTTACCAGTATCGGCATGCATACCATTGATGATGCAAAGCTTATCGGCATGTCGCGACGTCTCTGGTAACAGATCCGAAATCCACTGCCCACTCTCACCCCGTCGACGAAATTGATAGACCGAGCCGGGATGCTTCTTCTGGCCTGTCTGCGGCTTGTAGTCGAACAAATCCAATTGCGCAGGGCCACCGCTCATACACAAAAAGATAACCCGCCTTGCTCGTGGTCGCACCGGCGGCACTTTCGGGTCCAATGAGGCTGACGATTCTGCCTGGATCGACTGCTGGCAAAGGGCCGAAAGCGCCAAGTACCCGAACCCACATGATGCTGCCTGCAGTAGGTTTCTTCGAGATGTGATCATGGGAGACCTCGTTGTTGGTTGGGTACGATCTATGGTCGCTTGTTAGGGTTAATCGACATAGCGGAATTCATTAGCCGCAAAAAGGGCTTGGCAGAAGACAGCCCATGGAAGCATCTTCTCGCTTTGGGAAGCACCGGAACTTTCACTCTCTAATCGATCCAGCAGCGTCACCGCCTCGATTAACTCTGTCTGGGTGGGATCTCGCTGCAATGCCCGACGGAAGGCCTGTGTGATCTTCTCTTCAGTCGTCGCTTTGGGATCTGCAGTTATCTTCGATGCCAGATTCTCTGCCTGCTCGATTACAAAGGGACTGTTCAGCAGGAATAATGACTGCGCCGGCAGTACGGTTTGACTCCGCTTGCCGGTGACCTTGATTCCGTCAGGTAGATCGAAGGCCGCTAACTCGGCAGGCGGCGCATTTCGCATGTAGCAAAGATAGATACTGCGATGCTTGCTTGGTCGATGCAAAGTCGATGCCTCGTACGGCGGCTGATTGATCAACGCATCAATCTCTTGAATGGGACTTCCATTGGCAGGCTTCAGATCCAATGTACCGCTAGCCAACAGAATCGAGTCTCGCAACTGTTCAGCACTCAGACGCCGCTTTCGATGCCGTGTTATCAATCGGTTCTCAGGATCTTGTTGGGCGATCTGAGGATCATAGTCGCTCGACAACTGATAGGTTCGACTCAGCACGATCGAGCGAATTAGTGCCTTGATCGACCCACCTTGGTCAATGAAATCTTGCGCCAGCCAATCGAGCAGTTCCGGATGGGTTGGTCGCGCACCATACACACCGAAGTCATCAGGCGTCGCGACAAGTCCTTCCCCCATTAACTTTAGCCAGACGCGATTCGCCATCACACGCCAGGTCTGTGGTTGCCCTGGATCGGTTAGCCAAGCGGCAAGCTCTCGACGTCCACTGACGGAATCGGGGATTTTCAGTTCCGGCACAATGGGTGAAGCCTCTGCGTCCTGAACAACCTTCCAACATGCGGTCAGCGTGCCGCGTGGCACCTCAGCGCCCAACTTTGCACTGGTACCGTTGATGTGCACCTTACAGTCGGCTGGCTTCTTCGCCTCGCGAACACCCATTGCCACGCCTAACTGGGTTACACCTTTGGGGCGGTCAGAGGCTACATGCAAAGCAACCACGTCTGTATCGGAAAGTGGTTTCGAGAATAGATTGAAGTGCGCCAGATGTCCCGTAAGGGGTGCAAATCCTTCGCTTCTTCCCCCCAAGCTAAAGCGTGATTCCTTGCCAAAGGTCGGCTCAAGCTTGCCATCGATTTCTGGCTTTTGGACCCCATTTAGATACACACGGACCTGGTTCCCTTTACGGACCATCACAACGTGATTCCAGGTTCCCGGTGCAATAACGGTGCTGCCTGCCAGGGAAGCCTTCTTCTTATTGCCATTGAAAACGAACAGCCGCCCGGTTCGCTTCGCATCATGCGTCCCGCCGATTCCTAGATGGTCACCAGGAATTTCCTTATTGCCGAGTTCACCCCGAGTAAACAGATAGGCCGTGATCGGCCGAGCATTGTTTTTCATGTCGTTCTTAAACCAGAACGAAACGGTGTAGTCCGCTGTTAGATCGTTAGCGCTGCCCTGCAGGAAAGACTCTTTTAACTGCGCGAACTCTGCCTCAGAGTACTTCGGCGAGCCAACTTCCTTCCAGCCTTCGGGCAATTGATCGAGTGCGACGCTTAGTTGCGGCTTCAACTGCTGGACCTGACTAAAGTAACCATCCGGCAAGGCAAGGGAGGCTTTCATCTGATCTAGCTTGTTGCCATCGTCCGGAAGTTCCGTTCGCAAGACATGCAGTTCAGTCGGAGGAGCGGTAAGTTTTTCGTTGCCAGCAGCGCCGTAAAGTGTCTCGCTGCTCTTAAAGATACCTGCCAGGGCGTAATAGTCGCGTGTAGGAATAGGGTCGTGCTTATGATCATGGCAGCGAGCACAAGCGACGCTGAGCCCCATGACAGCGGTGCTTACTGTGTTGATCTGATCATCAACGATATCCATGGGAAAATCTTTGTTCATCGCAGACGCTGGTTTCGAGCCAATTGCCAAAAATCCAGTCGCAACCAGCAATCTATTTCGCTCCTCGGCAGTTGCCGCCGGTAGCAAGTCGCCCGCAATCTGTTCGGTTAGAAACCGGTCGTAAGGAATATCTCGATTCATGGCGTCAATGACATAGTCACGATAACGCCAGGCATGTGGAAACGTAGCGTTGCGGGACAAGCCGTCGTTTCCGTTCGACTCACCGTACCGGGCAACATCCAGCCAGTGTCTTCCCCAGTGCTCGCCAAACTGAGGTCGCGAAAGCAACTCGTCTACGAGAGCTTCGGTAGCCTGCTGACGATCCTTCCTCGCGGCTTGCACGAACGAATCAATCTCTTCCAGCGAAGGGGGAAGGCCGATCAGGTCGTAGAACAAACGTCGGGCCAGAGCCGAAATTTCGACATCCTCGGTGGGCTTAGCCCCTGCCTGCTCGATCTTGTGCAGCACGAACTGGTCGATCGGTCCTTGGGGCCAGTCCTTTTGACTGACACTTGGCGGCGGCGTCACATGCCGTGGATGAAAAGACCATAGCTCCTGTGGTGTCCAGCTTTCTTTTGGCCCTGATTTGGTAGCAGTTTGCGTTCGCGGATCCCAAGCACCACGTTGGATCCACTGCGAGACCACATGGATATCCGATTCCGACAGAGGCTTTTCTGGCGGCATCTCGAATGACTCGTAATGCAGCGCATCCATCAGCAAGCTCTTCTCAGGCTCGCCAGGGACGACCGCTGGGCCAGACTCCCCCCCCTTCAAGATCCCTGCTCGACTATCGAGGAGAAGCTTTCCGCCAATCTCCTTGGATTTCTCGGAGTGGCACTCGTAACACTGAGTGACCAGGATCGGACGGACCTTCTCTTCAAAGAAAGCACGTTCTTCGGTTGGGATCTGCTCTTGTCCGAACGCTATCGAGCCGATCGCGTTAGCGATCAGTAGAGCAAATAGCAGTGAAGGAATCCGGTGCGTCATGTCCGGGTCCTGATTCAGGCGGGAAGTGAAGAACGAGAGATCGTAGGCAGGTTGAGCTGATTGTCACCCTGAGGGCAATGTCGTGCAACGTTTCTTTCCCATGTTCCCACGATTTTTCCTGACAAAGTGCTCCTGACGACAATGTTAGGTATTCTGGGGAGATATTTCATGACATCACACGCCCCCCATCCGCATCAATTGCCCCTTCGTTTCGGCCATTCTTACTTGGCCGATAGCCTATCCTGAGAACGTCAGGTGGCAACTCAAATTTGATTCCACCTAAATCGCATGCTTTATCTAGCCAATATTTAGGGGCCCGGCAAACGATGTCGTCTGAATTCGCCGGTCACGATTCCCTCGTGAAAAAGAAATCTCAAAATCGATGAATATTTCGTGCAAAAACTCACACTGGCCGGGAAAGTGATTATTGGAAGCTTGGATTCGACGATCCCTGGAATGAAAACCTAGAATCAGACGCTAACGCCCCAAGCTTTCCCCAGAATCGTTTCCACCGGAGTTGTTGCATGTCCACTGCCGACGTCGCCCGCGCTCTTTCGCTGGTCCAGCCGAAGCTGCGGGCGTACATTCGATCGCTTGTCTACAACCCATCCGATGTTGATGACATCTTGCAGAATGTGGCAGTCGCCGCGATTGAAAACGCCGACAAGTGTGATCCCAATCGGTCGATTGATGCCTGGGTCTTCGGTATCGCAAAGAACAAGGTGTTGAAATATCTCGAGCGTTCGAAGCGGCAGAAACTGACTTTCTCAACGGAAGTCGTCGAGGCGTTAACCGAGTCTGCCAGCAACGAGGACAACCAAGCCGAACTCTTGGAAAGCCTTCAAAGTTGTCTTGATAAGCTCGATAACGACAAACGCGATATGTTAGTTCGCCGCCACCGATCAGGCGTTACGGCTCGGGAGATAGCCCGCGAGTTTGGTTACTCCGATTCAAAGATCAGTCGCATGCTGAATGGGCTCTATGCTTCGCTGATGAAGTGCATGCAACGTCAACTTGCATGGGAGGGATGATTTCATCCAGCCAGTTATGGATCCAACAAAAGACAACTCGCGACTACTGACACTTTGCGGAAAGCTACGTGATGAAACGATCACCGTAGATGAGTTCCAAGAGCTCGAACACATGCTGCTGGAACAGCCTGGGGCGTTAGAGTTCTACCGCCAGTTTTCCTATGTCTGCTCAGGCTTAGAGCAAGTATCGCAGTTGGAACAAGAGCAAGTCGAAGAGGACGTTTCCACAGCGATTTCAGGTCAATTGCCCCCGCTTCCGCAGAAAAGTCCAGAAGTAGTCTCCTCCCGCAAACCAATCCCTAACAACCAGAGTCATTCGCTGCGGCTGAGTGCCGCACTAGTAGCGCTGGCGGCCAGCATTTTGATCGTGGCGTTCGTCTTTCAGAAACCGAAGCAGGACACTCGACCTCAACTGGCAATGCTGGCCGAATCGCAGCAAGCGGTCTGGACGGGAGATCGCCCACTGAAGCTAGGCGACTCACTTGCCACTGGGAACTACTCTCTGGCTAGCGGAGCAGCGCGGCTCAAGTTTTCTAACAATGCAGAGATCATCGTCCAGGCCCCCAGCATCTTTTCCATCGAGGACGCCAAACGGGTCATCATGCAAAGTGGCTCAATGACCTTGTTTGCCCCAGAAACGGCACGCTCATTCCAGATCGATACTCCCTACGGATCCGTAATCGATCGCGGTACGCGGATCGGAGTATTTGCCGATGCAGAAGAGGGGCTAGAAGTACACGTGTTCGAGGGCAAAGCGGATGCAGTGCTACCGGATGCTGACGAAACCATTTCTCTTTCAGCTGGCGAGGCAGTGGTTTCTAAATCGGATCGTGAACCGGTGAAACGCATCCCAGCTAAACAAGAGTATTTTGTCCGATCCCTGGAAGACGTTCGCAACCTGCCGATTGTTTCAGGGGATGTTGAACTCCTGGTCTCGCCTCCCCGATCGGTACGCCGTGTTCGTAGTGATATCCTGGATCTCGGCCGAGCAAGCCTCTTTGAGGAGAAGACGGATGTCGTCCTTGATGAAGAGCTGCCAGTCCTTCTATCCCATCCCGGCAAAGCTGAGGATCTGCTAGGCAGCGACGGCCGCCTACTTCCTGGTACCAAGGCCGATAGCTTCATGTTGCACTTCGTTGTTCCATGGGATATTCGCCATGACAACGATTACCTGACGGCTACCGGCAGTATTACCTTCAATCGACCGGTATTGGGAGTGGTAGCCAACAATCCGGCTCGGTTGCGTGAATGGTTTGGCCATCCTTCGACCGACTACCCTGGCGATCGCTGGACCGGGCTGGAACAGCCCCCCACGACTCCTGAAGACCCAGGCGATTGGCTTGAGTTGAGCGAAGACCGCAAAACGCTTCACTTTCAATTGTCGATCCACGGTAAAGGAGAGATGCCAGATGCACCCGTCTCTGAGTTGGATGTTGTTGATCAGTTGAGGATTCTGGTCGAATCTCGCGAATAACAAGAAAAAGCGTGCAAGAAAGTGGCCTCGGAGGGAAGTAGGGATAGCCGAAGGTAATTCGGCGACATACCTAATAACCTTTTCCTCCGTCTCCAAAGGCCCCACCATGATCAGGGCTTTGCCCCTTTTGCTCTTTGCCGTAAGTATCGCTAGTGCCAGTACATGTGTGGCAGCCGAGCGTCCCAATGTACTATTCATTGCGATCGATGATCTCAAGCCAACGCTCGGGTGCTATGGTGATTCAATTGCCATCACGCCAGCAATTGACCAGCTTGCTTCCCAGGGAACTGTTTTTGCCAACAGCCATTGCCAGTGGCCCG includes:
- a CDS encoding DUF1559 domain-containing protein — its product is MANRRGFTLVELLVVIAIIGVLIALLLPAVQQAREAARRMQCTNNLKQLSLSLHNYHDTLGSFPPGWIYLASGRGASTLGSPSFGWGTFVLPYIEQSALFDQINPGIVSYGSVPTDLSDTRLDAFICPSDNPPSPVTSGSYALGASNYSGVMGRFDVLVAGTFHSPAVAASSNPFYGRSDDDNLKFKPDGVFGPNSKISFADITDGTSNTLSFGEKSQLHGNAKAVWMGPRLDKCAACSVAAVFGTVGVVDFAINEDGGSDGWREERVFTSRHPGGAIFALCDGSTRYIAETIDMATYSNLGQRSDGNVVGDF
- a CDS encoding substrate-binding domain-containing protein; this encodes MPQFFRDLVLFFAVFAIFGVFQIARAEEQPSTPPASPMEIPPAENNKLSVEEVRAILNSIDPYLPGKEISGEIDLFGSTTMDALVHGWATGFTKFHPEANIVISAEGSETVFDRLSKNPTSIGMLSRPVTPQDLDKLKSMGLKRPVAIYVARDAMGVYVHKSNPLESITYPQLVSLFCRGDASNEPTWSTVAVEGDLADKPVQIIGRDKNSGTQRYIEDFLFHTHNMRKHAQNVGANAEVISAIAENPQGIGIADLKHTNPSVKRLGLEDKHVIHDGDEHEVLLGQYPMIRPLTLVMDLGQNKDKVAANKEFIRYALAQTGQTQDILAGFFPFDPPTLRNELSKLIEEDSPPVTDAELKKAE
- a CDS encoding YbaY family lipoprotein translates to MNASIRKYPIYAASLLSTLTVAFIASEANAQTSWGVQPVQTTYANPSDSWYSMNWVGSSSVRKRWRLGIEGENSVTGVVVRQVESGSAAARINIVPGDIIVCVAGDQVGNVGNQIFDLQEELNQHADRFGRVQMLIYYQRIGQLRSLNVQLQDHPAGLTGTLAVESGRLPADAVVTIRLENVSRPFYVVRNGEYSFRASGYGIGDIPFQLNYDPAYISNNDTYRLRAWITSGGRTIYDTVQPPLVLTRGNPTTTRLLLRPVATQYTQANTGSVVTVGYNSVDANQQAIVNAYQRYLGRMPNSMEIAAWYQTGQILNDRMRRLSLELMATDEYYNRSGGNNVLWVNRVFTEIIGHPPTTTETDLWLQRFAELRYSRMELLNQLNMQARR
- a CDS encoding DUF1501 domain-containing protein — encoded protein: MITSRRNLLQAASCGFGYLALSALCQQSIQAESSASLDPKVPPVRPRARRVIFLCMSGGPAQLDLFDYKPQTGQKKHPGSVYQFRRRGESGQWISDLLPETSRHADKLCIINGMHADTGNHAQSFLQLHTGERLRQRPSMGAWINYGLGTENQNLPGFISLNTSKPSVYSSAFLPPVYEGTPIGTNGENMSKATIDNIRGDHLSKTAKRQQLDFIQTLNRQHLQQNPEAGKLEGVIESMELAYRMQTAAPELLDTSTESEETLKRYRVGKSLSVGTCKPSDFGRQCLLARRFAEAGVRFIEVNHGSWDQHKNHRRDLEANCEVTDAPIAALLDDLEMRGLLEDTLVVWGGEFGRPGLTPDNGKDETGHNYRGFTFWMAGGGVKAGYTHGKTDETGSRAVEGKVHFRDLHATILHALGLRHNELTFFHEGREHRLTGPEGGKVVHEILA
- a CDS encoding DUF1553 domain-containing protein → MTHRIPSLLFALLIANAIGSIAFGQEQIPTEERAFFEEKVRPILVTQCYECHSEKSKEIGGKLLLDSRAGILKGGESGPAVVPGEPEKSLLMDALHYESFEMPPEKPLSESDIHVVSQWIQRGAWDPRTQTATKSGPKESWTPQELWSFHPRHVTPPPSVSQKDWPQGPIDQFVLHKIEQAGAKPTEDVEISALARRLFYDLIGLPPSLEEIDSFVQAARKDRQQATEALVDELLSRPQFGEHWGRHWLDVARYGESNGNDGLSRNATFPHAWRYRDYVIDAMNRDIPYDRFLTEQIAGDLLPAATAEERNRLLVATGFLAIGSKPASAMNKDFPMDIVDDQINTVSTAVMGLSVACARCHDHKHDPIPTRDYYALAGIFKSSETLYGAAGNEKLTAPPTELHVLRTELPDDGNKLDQMKASLALPDGYFSQVQQLKPQLSVALDQLPEGWKEVGSPKYSEAEFAQLKESFLQGSANDLTADYTVSFWFKNDMKNNARPITAYLFTRGELGNKEIPGDHLGIGGTHDAKRTGRLFVFNGNKKKASLAGSTVIAPGTWNHVVMVRKGNQVRVYLNGVQKPEIDGKLEPTFGKESRFSLGGRSEGFAPLTGHLAHFNLFSKPLSDTDVVALHVASDRPKGVTQLGVAMGVREAKKPADCKVHINGTSAKLGAEVPRGTLTACWKVVQDAEASPIVPELKIPDSVSGRRELAAWLTDPGQPQTWRVMANRVWLKLMGEGLVATPDDFGVYGARPTHPELLDWLAQDFIDQGGSIKALIRSIVLSRTYQLSSDYDPQIAQQDPENRLITRHRKRRLSAEQLRDSILLASGTLDLKPANGSPIQEIDALINQPPYEASTLHRPSKHRSIYLCYMRNAPPAELAAFDLPDGIKVTGKRSQTVLPAQSLFLLNSPFVIEQAENLASKITADPKATTEEKITQAFRRALQRDPTQTELIEAVTLLDRLESESSGASQSEKMLPWAVFCQALFAANEFRYVD
- a CDS encoding sigma-70 family RNA polymerase sigma factor; the protein is MSTADVARALSLVQPKLRAYIRSLVYNPSDVDDILQNVAVAAIENADKCDPNRSIDAWVFGIAKNKVLKYLERSKRQKLTFSTEVVEALTESASNEDNQAELLESLQSCLDKLDNDKRDMLVRRHRSGVTAREIAREFGYSDSKISRMLNGLYASLMKCMQRQLAWEG
- a CDS encoding FecR domain-containing protein, whose amino-acid sequence is MDPTKDNSRLLTLCGKLRDETITVDEFQELEHMLLEQPGALEFYRQFSYVCSGLEQVSQLEQEQVEEDVSTAISGQLPPLPQKSPEVVSSRKPIPNNQSHSLRLSAALVALAASILIVAFVFQKPKQDTRPQLAMLAESQQAVWTGDRPLKLGDSLATGNYSLASGAARLKFSNNAEIIVQAPSIFSIEDAKRVIMQSGSMTLFAPETARSFQIDTPYGSVIDRGTRIGVFADAEEGLEVHVFEGKADAVLPDADETISLSAGEAVVSKSDREPVKRIPAKQEYFVRSLEDVRNLPIVSGDVELLVSPPRSVRRVRSDILDLGRASLFEEKTDVVLDEELPVLLSHPGKAEDLLGSDGRLLPGTKADSFMLHFVVPWDIRHDNDYLTATGSITFNRPVLGVVANNPARLREWFGHPSTDYPGDRWTGLEQPPTTPEDPGDWLELSEDRKTLHFQLSIHGKGEMPDAPVSELDVVDQLRILVESRE